The Chryseobacterium indologenes genomic sequence TTAAGAATTTCAGAAGCATTTAATAACAGATGTTGTTGTTTTTCAATATCCATCATATATTTTTGAAGAGCAGCTCCCGAAACCATTAAAAATACTTTCTTAAGGTTTGCGATAATAGCTTTTTCTTCACTCATGAATTCTGAGTAATCTGGAACTTCAAATGAAGGAATACCCATTAATTCCTTACTGATTGCCATAGCAGGAGATAAAAGATCCAATTCACCTTTCATTGCTCTTTTAATAAGCATTCCTACCGCTAATAATCTGTTGATCTCGTTGGTACCTTCATAGATTCTTGAAATCCTTGAATCTCTCCATGCAGCTTCCATTGGAGTGTCTTCAGAGAATCCCATACCTCCGTATACCTGAATACCTTCGTCTGCAGTATGCTGTGCAAGATCCGATACAAAAACTTTAAGGATTGAACATTCTACAGCGAATTCTTCAACACCTTTTAGCTCCGCAGCCTGATGATCCATTCCGCCAGCTACCAGTTCATCAATTTTATCCTGAACATTCTTTGCCGCTCTGTAAGAACCTGCTTCACTTACGAAAACACCGGTTGCCATTTCAGCAATTTTCTTTCTGATTGCTCCGAAAGTAGAGATAGAAACCCCGAATTGCTTTCTTTCATTAGAATACTGGATAGAGTGGTTTAAAATCCTTCTCTGCGCATCTAAACATGCCGCAGCCAATTTGATTCGGCCTACGTTCAATGCATTTAAAGCGATTTTGAATCCGTTGTTTCTTTCTCCTAAAAGATTTTCTACAGGAATTTTCATATCATTGAAAAATACCTGACGGGTAGAAGAGGCACGAATACCTAATTTATGTTCTTCCTCACCAAATGTTAAGCTTTCAGGATTTTCAAGTTCAGATCTGTTGATTACAAATCCGGTGATGTTTTTATCATCATCAATTTTTGCAAATAATGTAAATGTATCTGCAAATCCAGCATTGGAAATCCACATTTTCTGTCCGTTGATGATATAGTGTTTTCCGTCTTCAGAAAGTTTTGCTTTTGTTTTCCCTGAGTTGGCATCAGAACCTGCATCCGGCTCAGTTAAACAGTAAGCTCCAAACTTTGTTCCTGTTGCCAGATCCGGAAGATATTTTTTCTTTTGCTCCTCAGTTCCGTATAAAACGATAGGAAGGGTACCAATACCCGTGTGAGCTCCGTATGCTGTTGCTAAAGAACCAGTTGTCCCGGAAAGATAATCGCAGGCAAGCATTGTGGTCACAAACCCCATTCCAAGGCCTCCGTACTCTTCAGGAACGGCAATTCCCAGCATTCCCATATCACCAAGTTTACGCATTGTTTCTTCTGTAAATGCATAATCTTTCTTTTCAAAACGTTCTCTTTGAGGAACTACCTCTCTATCTATAAATTCTTTTGCTGAATCACGAAGCATTTTTTGCTCCTCATTCAGTTCTTCAATGCTGAAAATTTCATTTGCAGGAATTTCCTTAATCAGGAATTCACCTCCTTTTAGTGTAGCCATATATTATTTTGTTTTTTTTTAGATTAAAGAACAAAGAGAAAAGATGAAAGACTTAGAATGTTAAATTCTTTTGAAAGCCAGAAATCATTCTCTGCAGTTCTATGATTTTATTTTCTATTTCTTCGGTTTTAGAAATTTCCAAGTAATTTCTGTTGGCCGAAATTATAATTTGAGTTTGCAATTCATAAAGAGAACCAAGACTTATTTCTAAAAAACGATTAAAATCTTTATTTGAACTTCTGCTTGAGCCTTCTGCAATATTGGAAGCTACAGAAACCGTACATCTTCTAATCTGAGACTTAAGCCCAAATTCTTCGTTTTTTGGAAAACGATCTGTAGCAACATAAACTTCATCAGCCAACTCAATAGAGAGTTTCCAGATATTAAGATGTTTGAAGTTATGTTTCATAAGTCTTTCCTCTTTATTCTTTGCTCTCTTAGTCGTTAAAGTAGTTCAAAAATAGAAGCTGCTCCCTGTCCTGTTCCAACGCACATTGAAACCATTCCGTATTTGTTTCCTCGTTTTCTCATTTCGTCGAGCAACTGAACTGTTAGTTTGGTACCTGTACATCCCAGAGGGTGTCCGAGTGCAATGGCACCTCCGTTTACATTCAGGATGTCAGGATTTAATCCTAATTCTTTTTTAATGGCTACAGATTGAGAGGCAAAAGCTTCGTTTAGCTCTATCAAATCGATATCTTTTAGCTCTAGACCTGCTTGTTTAAGGGCTTTTGGAATAGCATAGACAGGTCCCATACCCATAATTCTTGGTTCAAGACCTGCAGCAGCATACGCTACCAGTCTTGCTTCAGGTTCAAGACCTAATTCTTTTACCATTTCTTCGCTCATTACCATTACGAAAGCTGCCCCATCACTCATCTGAGAAGAGTTTCCGGCTGTTACGCTTCCTCCGTTGGCAAATACAGGTCTTAGTTTGGAAAGACCGGCCAAAGAAGTATCAGCCCTTGGCCCTTCATCTACAGAGAAGTCAAACTTTTTAGTCTGCATTTTCTGATTTTCATCAAGAAAATTATATTCTACGGGAATAGGAACAATCTGGTTGGCAAATCTTCCTTCCTGATTCGCTTTTAATGCTTTCATGTGAGATTCAAAAGCAAACTGATCCTGTTCTTCTCTTGTAATATTATATTGTTTGGCCACTTCTTCAGCTGTGTAGCCCATTCCCCAATAGTAATCAGGGTTTGTTTTAGCAATATCAGTTTCCGGGACAGGTTTGTAACCACCCATCGGAATATATGACATAGATTCTGTACCTCCGGCAATGATACAATCAGCCATTCCTGCCTGTATTTTTGCTGAAGCGATAGCAATCGCCTCGCTACCTGATGCACAATATCTGTTGACCGTTACTCCAGGAACTTTATCCGTATTTAATCCCATTAAAGAGATCAGACGTGCAACGTTCAGCCCTTGCTCTGCTTCAGGCATTGCATTTCCTACAATAAGGTCATCAATTCTGTTTTTATCTAATTGAGGAAGCTCAGCCATTAATTTTTCAATAACGGTAGCTGCCATCACGTCAGGACGTGTAAAGCGTAGGGACCCTTTTGGCGCTTTTCCTACTGCTGATCTGAATCCTTTTACAATGTATGCTGTTTTCATTTTTTTTTAATTAATTTGTTTTGAAAGATTTTTGCCTCGTAGAGGTAAACTGTTTACAGATATTTATTAATGCTTTTTTTTGGAGCTCCGTTAGGAGCGACCTGTTAATCTTCAATCCATTCAAATACATATTTTGGATCATATTCAATTTCAAATTTTGTCAAGAAATCAAAATATTCTTCTCTAAACGTCTTCTTTTGATGATGTTCTTCCTGGTTTAAAATATATTTTACAACCGAATCAACACCACTTCTGGAATAAGAAAAAGCTCCGTATCCTTCCTGCCAGTTGAACTTATTATTCATCCATCCTTTTTCATTGATGAATTTTGAAGAGCCCGCTTTAATATCTCTTACTAAATCTGATACCGAACATGTCGGACCCATACTCACAAGAAGATGAAGGTGATCAGGCATCGCAAAAACTGCGAATAATTTTTGATTTCTATTGGACACAACACCTGTAATAAACTTATGTAATTCCTTCCTTTTTTCTTTTGAAATCAAGTTTTGTCTTCCTTTAACAGCGAAAACAATGTGGATATAAATTTGTGTGTAGGTATTTGCCATAAAACTAATAGGCCACCTCTAAGAGGCTCTTTTATTTCTTAAAACTATTCATAGCTATTAACAGTTCGCTCCTACGGAGCTCCCCATTAGTTTCTCAACGGTTTACCATTTTGCAACATATACTGAATTCTTTCCAATGTCTTTCTTTCACCACAAAGCTGAAGGAAAGTTTCTCTTTCAAGATTCAATAGATACTGTTCTGTAACGACGGTTGGTTCAGATAAATTTCCACCTACCATTACGTTGGCCAGTTTATCTGCAATTTTCTTGTCGTGTGCAGAAATATAGTTTCCGGTAAGCATTTGATCTGTTCCTACGTAGAACATTCCTAATGCATCTTTACCTAAAACTTTTACTTTTTGTTCGATAGGTTGGGTATACCCTTGTTCTGCCAATAGTTTAGCAACCTTTTTAGCTTCGGCAATCTGTCTGTTTTTGCTTACGGAAACGATATCTTTTCCTTTTTCAAGGATTCCCATATCGTAAGCTTCATAGGCAGAAGTGGCTACTTTACCCATTGCGATATTCATGAAAGCATCACGAAGTCTGTTATTTTTAACATCATCACTGTGGAATTCTCTGGAAGTTCTCAGGGTAAGTTCTTTAGTACCACCACCACCAGGAATGACGCCGACTCCGGTTTCTACCAGTCCGATATAAGTTTCTGCTGCAGCAACTACACGGTCTGCGTGCATGGTCATTTCACATCCACCCCCTAAGGTCATTCCGTGAGGAGCTACCACTACAGGAATAGAAGAGTAGCGTACTCTCATCATGGACTTCTGAAAGTAAGCGATTGCCATATTTAAATCATCCCAGTCCTGCTCAATAGCCATCATCAGGATCATTGCCAGGTTTGCTCCTACTGAGAAATTGGCACCTTGATTTCCTACAACCAATCCGTCATATTCTTTTTCTGCTAAATCGATCGCTCTGTTGAGGCCGTCAAGAACTTCGCCACCAAGAGAGTTCATTTTAGAACGGATTTCAAAATTGATGATTCCGTCTCCTAAATCTTCGATAGCGGCGCCGGAGTTGCTCCAAAGCGTCTTGTTTTTTCTGATATTATCAAGGATAATGAAGGCATCCTGTCCAGGGATTTTGTTGTATTGCCCTGAATTTTTATCTACATAAATGCTTTGTCCTTCATCGTTAACTTTATAAAATGTTTCTACATTTTTAACCCAGTCTGAAACTTCGTAGCCGGCATCTTTGGCCAGTTCAATACCTTTCTGAACTCCTACGGCATCCCAGATTTCAAAAGGTCCGTTTTCCCATCCGAATCCGGCTCTCATGGCGTCGTCAATTTTGTAAACTTCGTCAGAGATTTCAGGAACTTTATGAGAGACGTAAGCGAATAATGCCCCCAGTGATTTTCTGTATAGTTCTCCCGCTTTATCTTTGCCACCAATCAAAACTTTGAATCTGTCAATTGGTTTGTCTATAGCTTTTGTTAATTCCAGGGTAGGGAATGAAGATTTTCCCTGAAGTTCGTATTCTAAAGTATCAAGGTTTAAGCCATGAATTTCAGATTTACCTTCTGCATTTTTAACCTTTTTATAGAAACCTTGTTCTGTTTTTTGAACCCAGCCATTTATTATCCATCATCTTCTGGATGTAATCAGGAAGTGCAAAAACATCATTAAAATCGTTAGCTTCAGCACCACTTTGGCGAACTCCATTTGCTACCATTACCAAGGTATCAAGACCCACAACGTCAGCTGTTCTGAACGTAGCAGATTTAGGACGTCCGATTACAGGTCCTGTTAATTTATCCACATCAGAAACCGTAAGTCCTAATTTTTGTACATTATGAAGAAGATCCATCATAGAGAATACTCCGATTCTGTTGGCAATGAAGGCCGGAGTATCTTTTGCCAAAACGGTGGTTTTACCTAAGAATTTAGCTCCATAATTCATATAGAAGTCTATGATTTCAGGATCTGTATCGTTTGTAGGGATAATTTCTAAAAGAGGAAGATATCTTACAGGATTAAAAAAGTGAGTCCCTGCAAAGTATTTTTTAAAATCTTCACTTCTTCCTTCTGTTAATAAATGAATGGGAATTCCGGATGTATTAGAAGAAATTAAAGTACCCGGTTTTCTGAACTGTTCAATCTTTTCATATACCGATTTCTTGATGTCAAGCCTTTCTACAACTACTTCAATGATCCAGTCTGTATTTTTTATTTTCTGTAAATCATCATCGAAGTTACCCACCTTGATTCTATCTGCAAACTTTGGAGAATAAAGAAGTGCAGGACTTGCTTTTTTAAGTTTTTCAAAGTTTTCCGTAGCAATTCTGTTTCTTACTACCTTATCTTCTTTGGTCAAACCTTTTTTCTGTTCAGCTTCCGTCAGTTCAAAAGGAACGATATCCAAAAGTGACACTTCCACACCGATGTTTGCGAAGTGCGCTGCAATACCGCTACCCATAATTCCTGAACCAAGAACCGTTACATGTTTGATTCTTCTTTTCATATGTAAATTTTTATTATTTGTAAGATTATATGTGGCCATAAGGCCCCATAATAATTTATTTCCTGTTGTTTAGTAATTCGTTTGCTATTTTCATGATTTCAGTCATTACATCTTTAAAAGTTTCCATCTTTTCAGGAGCAATTTTCTCCATGACTTTCTTATTAAAGTTGACAACGACTTCTTTGGACATATTCCTTGAATTAAGTCCTTTATCCGTAAGTTTGATAATAACCTCCCTTTTGTCAGTGGTTGTTTTCTCCTTATAGATGTATCCGTTGTCTTCCAGAAGTTTAATGATTCTTGTTAAAGAGGTAGGTTCTATGGCCATTTTGGGACCAAGATTGGTACTTCTCGTGCCTTCTTTGGGATCAATTTTAAGAAGGGTAAGGGCTTGTACAGCTGTTGAATCATGCTCTTGTGCCAATTCGGTGTACATTTTAGAAACAGCCAGCCAGGTCTGTTTTAAAATTAAATCTACGTTTTCTATTTTTTCCTTATTATTATCCATCATTTTTTGCGCCAATGGTTTTACCCAAATTTAATAAATATTATGCATGCATAATATTTATTAACGTTAAATTTTGTTAATAGATTGATAATAAACGGATTAAATTATATGACAAGCATAATACTATGCATGCATAGTATGTGAAATAATCAAATAAAAGCGTTGATTATTAAATGTTTTCGATTAAAATTATGATTTCTTCAAAAGATTCACATTGGTATTCCGCGGAATTGTTGGTGATCTCCCAAAAGGTATCCTTAAATTCAAAATTAAAGGAAGAAAGGTCTTTTTGAAAGTTTTTCTGAAGTAAAGAATACAACATTTCTTTATGGACCGGCGGTGCAGAAATATGGGGAGGGATAAATTTTTCATTAACTTCAAATAATGAAGGATTCGTCAGCTCTTCGTGCTGAAGAAGGAGGTCTTCTACAATTCCTGTATAAAGCTGTTTATCTTTTACGTACCATATTTTGTCTGCAAATTCTTTGGCAAGTCTCCAGTCGTGAGAGGAGAATAAAATAATTTTATTTTGCTCTTTGGCTAATCGTCTTAGTGTTTTAAGAATGATGATTTTGTTCTTTTCATCAAGATGGGTGGTGGGCTCATCTAAAATAATAATAGGAGAGTTCTGGGTAATAGCCCGTCCGATAAATGCTTTCTGAAGATTACCATCCGAAAGATTTTTCAGCAGCGTATACCGGTATTGACTGAGATCAAGTTCCTCAATAATATGAGCAACCTCTTCCCGGTCTTCTTTTTTCAATTCAAAATAAAAAGGATAGTAGATGTATTTTCCCAGAGAAATGAGGTCTTCAACAGTATAATGCTGTGGAATGACCGATTTTGAAAAAACAATAGCAATATTCTCTGCAACTTCTTTTACAGAAAGACTTTTTATATTTTTTCCATTGATTGAGATCTCTCCCTGAAGTAATGGAGTCTGATGTAAAATAGATTTGATCAAAGTTGTTTTTCCTACACCGTTGTTGCCAATCAACAAACAAACGTCACCTAGCTTTAAATCTGCAGTGGCATTAGAAATTAATGTTGTATTGTAACCGATATGGGCTTGTCTGATCTGTAAGTGCATGTCTGATGTTCGCTAAAACGCAAAGGCGCAAATTGTTTTACAAAAATACAGTTTTAAGCCGCATGGAATTTGACAAAATAAAAATTTTTATTCTGTTTTTTAATTTATAAATGATGGCAAATTAAATATAGTATAATGTAATGCCACAAAATCACGAATATATTTCCTTATATGATTTCATTTTTTTCGACCGGATAGGTACATAGAATTTATGCATAGATAATTTTATTCGCGGATTAGTAGCAACATATGATCGGTTTACATCTGCTGAACATATTGATTTTCTTGCGTCTTAAAAGCAAGATTTTATTTAAAAAAGCTTTACGTCCTTTAGTTTCAACTAAATGATTATACTCTGTTCTGTTTCAAAAGCATTCCCAGGATTACAGGAATTCCAAAAACAGAACTGATCACATTTAAAGGAATCTGCGTCTTTTCTGCAATAATTGAGAAAAACAACATAATCAGCATTCCCAGAAACATATTAAGAATCCATTGTTGCCATAGTTTGGATGGATTGTACACCAGTCTGCAGAAATGAGGCACGATAATTCCAATAAATAGGATAGGACCTAAAAATGCTGTAATAGAAGCAGAAAGTAAAGAAGCTGCGACAATGATCAATAATTTCAGTTGTTTCAGATTGACGCCCAGACTTTGTGCATATGCAGTGCCCAGAGAATTTCCAATCAAGGGTTTTATGGTTTTAAAACAGAAAAAAAGTCCTGTGAATACCAATATTGACAAGACATAAATCTGGTTTCTGTTGACCATATTATTGGCTCCGAAGGACCATAGAATATAATTTTTAAGGCTTTGATTTTCAGCATAAAATTGAAGTAACGAAACAATTGCTCCGGCAAATGCAGATACCAGAAATCCAAAAATAATCAGGTAAGATTTATCCTGGAATTTATTGGACATTGATAACAGAATAAGCATGAGGACAAGGCTTCCTCCAATGGCTGATAGGCTTAAGAAACTATTTTGAAGAAATTCCGGCAGCAAAATGTCATGGGAAAAGAAAATATAAAATGCTACCGACAAACTGGCTACCGAGGTGATTCCCAGGATATCCGGCCCTGCCAGCGGGTTTTGAAAATACTCCTGCATCAAAAAACCGGAAGTAGGAATTGAAATTCCTGCAAGAAGCATAACCAGTACACGGTTGATCCGGATTTCTGCAATTTGGTTCTGTGGGGAATTTTGAAAAAAATCTATGATATCTAAACTTAAAAATCCTGTGTTCAGATTGATAACTGCACCGATAATGATTGCAATAACTAATAATAGACACAGGATTTTAAACCTTTTTGACATGATTCGGAAAGAAGTCTGTATAGATTACTTTAAAAAAGAATCAATCTTGGAATTCAACACTTCTTCAGTCATCATTCCCAGATACTCATCCGTTTTGTCTCCTTTTCTCATAAAAGTAAAAGGAATCGATCCTCCGTCCCATTGTTTGAAATTACTGGAAAAGAAGGTCGGGTCTATTTTTTGTCCGTCTAACAGGATAACATTTTTCCCCAGGTTATTTTCTACGACAAAGTTTTTTACTGAAGTATCCCACTCGGATTTATCATCAAGATTTACGAAGGTGAACTTTACAGGTTTACCTTGCAGCTCCTGCATTTTGTTTTTGAAACTTGGGATCTCTCTCATACAAGGACCACACCATGTAGCAAAAAAATTAGTGACATATAACGTATCGTTATTTTTAGCTAAATGCTGGCCGACGTTTTCAGGAGAATGTTCTTTCGGTACATATGTATCAGCTTTATTATCTGTATTTTGGGTTACAGAAAGGGAATCTGTTGTTGATTGGGCATCGTTTGTCTTAGCGTCTTTTTTACAGCTGTACAATGCAGTTAAAATCAACGTGGATAAAATTATCTTCTTCATAAATTATTTTTTATCTATTTTTGAATTGAAGTTATGGAACAACAAATCTACAAAGGGAAACTTATACAGTTTCATCCGTTAAAAATAGCGAAAAAGGAAGAGCTGACCAAAAATACTTTTTCTCTGGAGTTCGAAATTCCTGAGAATTTAAAAGAAAATTTTAAGTTTGAAGCAGGGCAGTTCGTGAGTGTGAAATTTCAATCTCATGGTAAAGAGGTTATTAATGACTATTCAATGACTTCGGCACCCTACGAGGGGAAAATAGATCTTGGAATAAAGGTAAATTCTATTGATGGAGCTACTTCGCAGCTATTCAGGAATTACCAGGTGGGAGACGAATTGCTGATAAGCGAACCCGCAGGCAGATTTACCATAGTCTCTAAACCAAGTGAGTTTAGAACGATCGTTGCTTTTGCGGCAGGCATTGGAATTACCCCCATATTAAGTCATTTTAAAAACATCCTTCATAACGAACCACGCACAAGATTGTTTTTATTTTTTGGAAACAAGAGTTCCGATGAGCTGATATATCGTGATCAACTGGACAATCTGGCACGGACAAATGGTGACAGGCTTCAGATTTTTTATTTTTTCTCACAAGAAAAAACAGCTGATCAGTTTTTCTATGGTAGATTAGACGAAAAGAAATTAAACTTAATCATTAACCAGATTCTTCATCTGGATGATACTGATGAAGAATCTACCATCTGGGATGCCGTTGATGAAGTACTGATATGCGGAAAAGGAGAAATGATTAAGACCTTAGCCAACGCTTGTTACCATCACGGAATTCCTAAAAAAATATTCATTTTGAACTTTTTGAAGAATATAATGATGATATTTATCCTGTTGAGAAAGAATTTCCGCTTATTGAAGATATTGAGGTGAAGTTTACTATGCTGGGGAAAGAATACAATACACATCTCCCTGATAATAAGGATCGGATTCTGCAACAGCTTTTAATTCAAAAATTTCCTGTGCCTTATTCATGTAAATCCGGAATTTGCGGCAGTTGTGAATGTTCTCTGGAAGAAGGAGAAGTGGAACTGTTGGAGAATGAATATCTTACGGAAAAAGAGGAAGCGCAGGGGCATATACTGGCTTGCATGTCTATTGTGAAAAGTAAAAAAATAAAGCTTAACTTTGATCTTAGTTGAGAATTATTAGGAACATATTCAATTTAGGTTTAGTGTCATTAGAGTTGGGAATTCTGATGATATGTTTCTGTAATGTCTGGGTTTTCGGGCTTACGAATGGTCGTACCTACACCAAAATATCTAAAATTCCTCCCAGAGAGATTGCCCTTGTTTTAGGAACTTCTCCTAAGATGAGATCAGGATTATCAAATCCTTATTTTACCAAAAGGATGGATGCGGCAGCTCTTCTTTATCACCATGGAAAAATTAAAAAAATTATTGTAAGCGGAGAGAAAAGCAAAGGCTATAATGAACCGGCTGCCATGAAAAATTATCTGGTTTATCAGGAAGGCGTTCCCGGAGATATTATCATAGAAGATCCGAAAGGCTTTAATACGTACAAGAGTATTCTTCGTTGTAAAGATGTCTACAAAAAGAAAAATGTAATCATTGTATCACAGGGATACCATAATCTGCGTGCCTTATTTTTTGCAAGAAATAATGATATGAATGCTTTGGGGTTTGATGCTCAGGATGTCAATAAACCTGAAAGCTTTTACAGAAATCAGGCGAGGGAAATCCTCGCCCGTGTGATTGCTGTAGTATATTTTATTCTGGGTGTTTCTCCGGATTAGAAAGGATACCCGAAGGCAATATTAAGTGTTGGTTTGAAAGGCTGAATGTTTTTGATTCTCCAACGATCTCCTTCAGCTTTGTTAGGATCATAGATTTTATAGGCAAAATCTAATCTTAACGTAATATAAGCTACGTTTACCCTTAATCCAAATCCACTTCCGATACCCATTTGTCCCAGGAATTTATTGAATTTAAAGACATCGTTATGTGCATCATTGTGATCACGAAGACTCCATGTATTTCCGATATCGGTAAACAACGCCCCTTCATACATACTGGTAAAAGGAATTCTGTATTCAATATTGGTGGTGAGCTTAATATCGTTGGTCATATAAGTACGCACTCTTTCGTCCACCTGAGAATCTGCAGGACCTAATCCCCCAAAGGCAACCCAGGCTCTGATATCGTTTGATCCACCATTGAAATAGGATTTGATAATAGGCATATCATCAGAATTCCCATAAGGAATACCTACACCGACAAACTGTCGCAGAACCAATGTCTGGTTACCATTG encodes the following:
- a CDS encoding acyl-CoA dehydrogenase family protein, whose product is MATLKGGEFLIKEIPANEIFSIEELNEEQKMLRDSAKEFIDREVVPQRERFEKKDYAFTEETMRKLGDMGMLGIAVPEEYGGLGMGFVTTMLACDYLSGTTGSLATAYGAHTGIGTLPIVLYGTEEQKKKYLPDLATGTKFGAYCLTEPDAGSDANSGKTKAKLSEDGKHYIINGQKMWISNAGFADTFTLFAKIDDDKNITGFVINRSELENPESLTFGEEEHKLGIRASSTRQVFFNDMKIPVENLLGERNNGFKIALNALNVGRIKLAAACLDAQRRILNHSIQYSNERKQFGVSISTFGAIRKKIAEMATGVFVSEAGSYRAAKNVQDKIDELVAGGMDHQAAELKGVEEFAVECSILKVFVSDLAQHTADEGIQVYGGMGFSEDTPMEAAWRDSRISRIYEGTNEINRLLAVGMLIKRAMKGELDLLSPAMAISKELMGIPSFEVPDYSEFMSEEKAIIANLKKVFLMVSGAALQKYMMDIEKQQHLLLNASEILNQIYMAESAVLRAEKHFSPESVEAAMAQLNLYKAVEKITAAAKEGIVSFAEGDEQRMMLSGLRRFTKYTNHPNVVALTEKVAAHYIDKGAY
- a CDS encoding four helix bundle protein; its protein translation is MKHNFKHLNIWKLSIELADEVYVATDRFPKNEEFGLKSQIRRCTVSVASNIAEGSSRSSNKDFNRFLEISLGSLYELQTQIIISANRNYLEISKTEEIENKIIELQRMISGFQKNLTF
- a CDS encoding acetyl-CoA C-acyltransferase; this translates as MKTAYIVKGFRSAVGKAPKGSLRFTRPDVMAATVIEKLMAELPQLDKNRIDDLIVGNAMPEAEQGLNVARLISLMGLNTDKVPGVTVNRYCASGSEAIAIASAKIQAGMADCIIAGGTESMSYIPMGGYKPVPETDIAKTNPDYYWGMGYTAEEVAKQYNITREEQDQFAFESHMKALKANQEGRFANQIVPIPVEYNFLDENQKMQTKKFDFSVDEGPRADTSLAGLSKLRPVFANGGSVTAGNSSQMSDGAAFVMVMSEEMVKELGLEPEARLVAYAAAGLEPRIMGMGPVYAIPKALKQAGLELKDIDLIELNEAFASQSVAIKKELGLNPDILNVNGGAIALGHPLGCTGTKLTVQLLDEMRKRGNKYGMVSMCVGTGQGAASIFELL
- the tnpA gene encoding IS200/IS605 family transposase → MANTYTQIYIHIVFAVKGRQNLISKEKRKELHKFITGVVSNRNQKLFAVFAMPDHLHLLVSMGPTCSVSDLVRDIKAGSSKFINEKGWMNNKFNWQEGYGAFSYSRSGVDSVVKYILNQEEHHQKKTFREEYFDFLTKFEIEYDPKYVFEWIED
- a CDS encoding MarR family transcriptional regulator — encoded protein: MDNNKEKIENVDLILKQTWLAVSKMYTELAQEHDSTAVQALTLLKIDPKEGTRSTNLGPKMAIEPTSLTRIIKLLEDNGYIYKEKTTTDKREVIIKLTDKGLNSRNMSKEVVVNFNKKVMEKIAPEKMETFKDVMTEIMKIANELLNNRK
- a CDS encoding ABC transporter ATP-binding protein, which codes for MHLQIRQAHIGYNTTLISNATADLKLGDVCLLIGNNGVGKTTLIKSILHQTPLLQGEISINGKNIKSLSVKEVAENIAIVFSKSVIPQHYTVEDLISLGKYIYYPFYFELKKEDREEVAHIIEELDLSQYRYTLLKNLSDGNLQKAFIGRAITQNSPIIILDEPTTHLDEKNKIIILKTLRRLAKEQNKIILFSSHDWRLAKEFADKIWYVKDKQLYTGIVEDLLLQHEELTNPSLFEVNEKFIPPHISAPPVHKEMLYSLLQKNFQKDLSSFNFEFKDTFWEITNNSAEYQCESFEEIIILIENI
- a CDS encoding iron ABC transporter permease: MSKRFKILCLLLVIAIIIGAVINLNTGFLSLDIIDFFQNSPQNQIAEIRINRVLVMLLAGISIPTSGFLMQEYFQNPLAGPDILGITSVASLSVAFYIFFSHDILLPEFLQNSFLSLSAIGGSLVLMLILLSMSNKFQDKSYLIIFGFLVSAFAGAIVSLLQFYAENQSLKNYILWSFGANNMVNRNQIYVLSILVFTGLFFCFKTIKPLIGNSLGTAYAQSLGVNLKQLKLLIIVAASLLSASITAFLGPILFIGIIVPHFCRLVYNPSKLWQQWILNMFLGMLIMLFFSIIAEKTQIPLNVISSVFGIPVILGMLLKQNRV
- a CDS encoding TlpA family protein disulfide reductase; this encodes MKKIILSTLILTALYSCKKDAKTNDAQSTTDSLSVTQNTDNKADTYVPKEHSPENVGQHLAKNNDTLYVTNFFATWCGPCMREIPSFKNKMQELQGKPVKFTFVNLDDKSEWDTSVKNFVVENNLGKNVILLDGQKIDPTFFSSNFKQWDGGSIPFTFMRKGDKTDEYLGMMTEEVLNSKIDSFLK
- a CDS encoding YdcF family protein, with translation MRIIRNIFNLGLVSLELGILMICFCNVWVFGLTNGRTYTKISKIPPREIALVLGTSPKMRSGLSNPYFTKRMDAAALLYHHGKIKKIIVSGEKSKGYNEPAAMKNYLVYQEGVPGDIIIEDPKGFNTYKSILRCKDVYKKKNVIIVSQGYHNLRALFFARNNDMNALGFDAQDVNKPESFYRNQAREILARVIAVVYFILGVSPD